The nucleotide sequence GTGGCCGGTGCAGGACAGCCCTTTGCCCGTTCCACTGAGAAACGTATGCGTGCCGAAGGCCTTTATAAGAACGATAAGGCAATGCAGATTAAACGAAGCGAAGAAAATCCGGTGGTGGAAACACTCTACAGCGATTTACTGAAGAACCGGGAGCATGAACTGCTGCATGTTCATTACATACAGGAATAGCGAAAGAGTAAGAAACGTGGCAGGGCGTATCGGAACAGGATGCGCCCTGCTTAGCGCATAAAAATATAATAAAATAATGAAAAGCTGGTGATGAAAATGCTGTTGTTCCGGGTGGCAGTCTGTGATGATATACAGAGGGAACTGGAAAAAATTTCAGAGGCTCTCGGCGCTTATGCCAGGGCCCATCCTGAAATCTGTTTTGAGCTGGATGAATATCATTCGGCACTGGATATTTTAAATGCTGTGGAAAAAGAAAAAATTTATGATATTGTTCTTCTTGATATCTGTATGCCCGGTATTCCCGGTACAGACGTAGCGAAGGAACTGCTTGCAAAGAGCCCGGATACCAGTGTTATTTTTCTGACAATGAGTGATGAATATGCGGTAACTGCATTTGCAATGAACGCTACTCATTATCTGCTGAAGCCATTTACACAGAGACAGTTTTCCGAAGCCCTTGACCGCGCGGTGGCGAAAATGCCGGAGGAAGCGATGATTTCTTTTGCCTGTGTGGATGGCCTGTACCGTGTACGTATCAGTGAGATTATCTTCCTGGAATCTCAGGGCCACTATTTCCTTGTACATCTTTCCGGCAGGGAGACGCTGCGTCAGCGTGGAAAGATAACGCAGGTGTATGAGGAACTGGGCAAATACCCTGAGTTTATTCGGGTTGGAGCTTCCTACATTGCAAATCTCATGTTTGTACGGAGGGTTTCAGAGGGTACCCTGGAGATGTCAGATGGAAAAATCCCTGTTCCGAGAAGGAGCAGACGGGAAGTGCGGAGAGCATATATGGATTTCTTCTGCAGGCAGGAGACACGGAATTGAATGAATTTCCCGTATTTGCAAAATGTTTCTTACAGTCTTTTACCAGATATGCCAGAAAAACGGCCAAATATGAAAAAAACCACTGTTTCAGTGGTTTTTTTGTTATCTTACAGAAAGTACCTTTTCATGCGGAAGTATTTAGATGAAAGTATTTACTGTAAGATAAA is from Lachnospiraceae bacterium JLR.KK002 and encodes:
- a CDS encoding LytTR family DNA-binding domain-containing protein, whose translation is MKMLLFRVAVCDDIQRELEKISEALGAYARAHPEICFELDEYHSALDILNAVEKEKIYDIVLLDICMPGIPGTDVAKELLAKSPDTSVIFLTMSDEYAVTAFAMNATHYLLKPFTQRQFSEALDRAVAKMPEEAMISFACVDGLYRVRISEIIFLESQGHYFLVHLSGRETLRQRGKITQVYEELGKYPEFIRVGASYIANLMFVRRVSEGTLEMSDGKIPVPRRSRREVRRAYMDFFCRQETRN